One region of Halomicrobium sp. LC1Hm genomic DNA includes:
- a CDS encoding DUF373 family protein, whose protein sequence is MLLILCVDLDDDLGRKTDCETPVVGRDAVESAAVELATADPEDSDVNVLFEGVHLYDSIDDEAVEVAAVTGVDGSDVAANRAVGEEVDTVLASLTASEDVRALLVTDGAQDESVVPVIRSRIHIDGVHRVVVRQAQDLESMYYTIKQVLDDPETRGTILVPLGILLLIYPVAILANFLELPGSAIGIISGLLGLYVLARGLGAEETLDRTVDRVRSVLYTGRVTVITYVVAAALMVIGGVRGVQTIESMAIESVAEAIAGLVFGSVRWFAAAGITSSFGRVTDKYLSDSFEWRYLNAPFYVLSIAAVLYGVSAYFLGKATIEELAVALTAGTLLGLGSTLAFAIAETRWQGADPV, encoded by the coding sequence ATGCTGCTGATACTGTGTGTCGACCTCGACGACGACCTCGGCCGCAAGACGGATTGTGAGACGCCCGTCGTCGGCCGCGACGCCGTCGAGTCGGCCGCAGTCGAACTGGCGACTGCCGACCCCGAAGACTCCGACGTGAACGTGCTGTTCGAGGGCGTCCACCTCTACGACTCCATCGACGACGAGGCCGTCGAGGTGGCAGCCGTCACCGGCGTCGACGGGAGCGACGTGGCAGCCAACCGCGCCGTCGGCGAGGAGGTCGACACGGTGCTCGCGTCGCTGACCGCCAGCGAAGACGTGCGCGCACTGCTCGTGACCGACGGTGCCCAGGACGAGTCGGTGGTGCCCGTGATCCGCTCGCGAATCCACATCGACGGCGTCCACCGCGTGGTCGTCCGTCAGGCACAGGACCTCGAATCGATGTACTACACGATCAAGCAGGTGCTCGACGACCCGGAGACCCGCGGGACGATTCTCGTACCGCTGGGCATCTTGCTTTTGATATATCCGGTGGCGATCCTCGCGAATTTCCTCGAACTGCCGGGGTCGGCCATCGGGATCATCTCCGGTCTCCTTGGCCTGTACGTCCTCGCGCGCGGTCTCGGTGCCGAGGAGACGCTGGATCGGACCGTCGACCGCGTCCGCTCTGTGCTGTACACCGGGCGCGTGACGGTGATCACCTACGTCGTCGCCGCGGCACTGATGGTCATCGGCGGCGTCAGAGGCGTCCAGACCATCGAGTCGATGGCCATCGAATCGGTCGCCGAAGCCATCGCCGGCCTCGTCTTCGGCTCCGTCCGGTGGTTCGCCGCCGCCGGCATCACCAGTAGCTTCGGCCGCGTCACCGACAAGTACCTCTCGGACAGCTTCGAGTGGCGCTACCTCAACGCCCCCTTCTACGTGCTGTCGATCGCGGCCGTCCTCTACGGCGTCAGTGCCTACTTCCTCGGCAAGGCCACGATCGAGGAACTGGCCGTGGCACTGACCGCCGGCACGCTGCTCGGCCTGGGCAGCACGCTCGCGTTCGCCATCGCCGAGACCCGCTGGCAAGGAGCCGATCCGGTGTAG
- a CDS encoding IclR family transcriptional regulator, producing the protein MTNDRTPRRIQSVELAFDILEVLRDSGGATVTEVADQIDRSPGTTHTYLATMADRGYVRNSDGKYHVGLFAVPLGEYVRGQSQLYRVGKSEVDELAQETGEASHLVIESHGREIPLYERFGPDAVGETLYEENKGHPRWNLHCSAAGKAILAHTPPERRDEILTNYEFAERTLQTTTDEAALREELEVVRQQGFAQNDEEQITGLRAVGAPIRYEGEIRGAISLSAPTSRLRGQQFEAEIPERVVQAANVVEINLQSA; encoded by the coding sequence ATGACGAACGACCGGACGCCACGACGAATCCAGTCGGTGGAGCTGGCGTTCGACATTCTCGAAGTGCTACGCGATTCGGGAGGGGCGACGGTGACGGAAGTCGCCGACCAGATCGATCGCTCACCGGGCACGACCCACACCTATCTCGCGACGATGGCAGACCGAGGGTACGTCCGAAACAGCGACGGAAAGTACCACGTCGGACTGTTCGCGGTGCCACTCGGTGAGTACGTCAGGGGCCAGTCCCAGCTCTACCGGGTCGGTAAGTCGGAGGTCGACGAGTTGGCCCAGGAGACCGGGGAGGCCAGCCATCTCGTGATCGAGAGCCACGGCCGCGAAATTCCACTGTACGAGCGGTTCGGTCCAGATGCCGTCGGCGAGACGCTGTACGAAGAGAACAAGGGCCACCCACGGTGGAACCTCCACTGCTCTGCCGCCGGCAAAGCGATCCTGGCCCACACACCGCCAGAGCGGCGCGACGAGATTCTCACGAACTACGAGTTCGCCGAGCGAACGCTACAGACGACGACCGACGAGGCGGCGCTGCGCGAAGAGCTCGAAGTGGTCCGACAGCAGGGATTCGCACAGAACGACGAAGAGCAGATCACGGGGTTGCGCGCCGTCGGTGCGCCGATCAGATACGAGGGCGAGATTCGCGGAGCGATCAGTCTCTCGGCACCGACGAGCAGACTGCGGGGCCAACAGTTCGAGGCAGAGATTCCAGAGCGCGTCGTGCAGGCCGCAAACGTCGTCGAGATTAACCTCCAGTCCGCATGA
- a CDS encoding ABC transporter ATP-binding protein gives MSKVRLSDVTKVYDDLLAVKEIDFTVRDGEFLVMVGPSGCGKSTTLRMIAGLETITAGEIEIGNQVVNDVRPQDRNIAMVFQNYALYPHMSVRENMSFGLRLSEEYEDAEIDERVDDAADLLEIPELLDQLPKQLSGGQQQRVALGRSIVRDPDVFLMDEPLSNLDAKLRTQMRTELQRIQEELGVTTIYVTHDQTEAMTMGDRIAILNDGELQQIAEPEVCYDRPNNKFVAGFIGSPSMNFFEVDVTESGDGVHLSGNGFETTLGVSLDDGAYTLGVRPEDLTVGTDDAHLEAVVGVVEPMGSDNFLYLHPPEGDGEIIARVDSEYHPDPGETVALGFDIEDIHFFDETGDRVPIDDEPEAIPTA, from the coding sequence ATGAGCAAGGTACGTCTCTCTGATGTCACAAAGGTGTACGACGATCTTCTGGCAGTCAAGGAGATCGATTTCACCGTCCGGGACGGGGAATTCCTCGTGATGGTCGGTCCGTCCGGCTGTGGGAAGTCCACGACGCTCCGGATGATAGCAGGGCTCGAAACGATCACCGCGGGCGAGATCGAGATCGGCAACCAGGTCGTCAACGATGTCCGGCCACAGGACCGCAACATCGCGATGGTGTTCCAGAACTACGCGCTGTATCCCCACATGAGCGTTCGGGAGAACATGTCCTTCGGCCTGCGTCTCTCCGAGGAGTACGAGGACGCCGAGATTGACGAACGGGTGGACGACGCCGCCGATCTCCTCGAAATTCCGGAGCTGCTCGATCAGCTCCCCAAGCAGCTCTCGGGCGGCCAGCAACAGCGCGTGGCGCTGGGACGCTCCATCGTCCGAGACCCCGACGTGTTCCTGATGGACGAGCCGCTCTCGAACCTCGACGCCAAGCTCCGGACCCAGATGCGCACCGAACTCCAGCGCATCCAGGAGGAACTGGGCGTGACGACGATCTACGTCACCCACGACCAGACCGAAGCGATGACGATGGGCGACCGCATCGCCATCCTCAACGACGGCGAACTCCAGCAGATCGCCGAGCCCGAGGTGTGTTACGACCGCCCGAACAACAAGTTCGTCGCGGGGTTCATCGGCTCGCCGAGCATGAACTTCTTCGAGGTCGACGTGACCGAAAGCGGCGACGGCGTCCACCTCTCGGGCAACGGGTTCGAGACGACGCTCGGGGTGTCTCTCGACGACGGTGCCTACACCCTCGGCGTCCGCCCCGAGGACCTGACCGTCGGCACCGACGACGCCCACCTCGAAGCCGTCGTCGGCGTCGTCGAGCCGATGGGATCGGACAACTTCCTCTATCTGCACCCGCCCGAGGGCGACGGCGAGATCATCGCCCGCGTCGACAGCGAGTACCACCCCGATCCCGGTGAGACGGTTGCGCTGGGCTTCGACATCGAGGACATCCACTTCTTCGACGAGACGGGCGATCGCGTCCCGATCGACGACGAACCCGAAGCGATCCCGACAGCCTGA
- a CDS encoding creatininase family protein → MLYDSIGATDSEWAGKPYAEIREVADRDGSVLVVPVGSIEQHGHHLPVATDTILVDAVVHGGTEQTGADVPVLVTPTVWTGFSPHHLSFGGTLSLELDHLRAVLEDVALTGIQNGFDAVCFVNGHGGNAALVDAVVSTVGTETDAEVLGTTYFTLATDEVGALRDSEDGGMAHGGEYETSLMLHLRPDLVADPAKREGTLWDEHYEWSGGDLLDGGPVSVYRSFDEYSESGAIGAPELASAEKGARIYDAVTSELAALLVAIHEHNA, encoded by the coding sequence ATGCTCTACGATTCAATCGGCGCGACCGACAGCGAGTGGGCCGGCAAGCCGTACGCCGAGATTCGCGAGGTCGCCGACCGCGACGGCTCCGTCCTCGTCGTCCCGGTCGGGAGTATCGAACAGCACGGCCACCACCTCCCGGTCGCGACCGACACCATCCTCGTCGACGCGGTCGTCCACGGTGGCACCGAACAGACGGGCGCTGACGTCCCCGTCCTCGTGACCCCGACGGTCTGGACGGGCTTCTCGCCCCATCACCTCTCGTTCGGTGGGACGCTGTCGCTGGAGCTCGACCACCTCCGTGCGGTGCTCGAAGACGTGGCGCTGACTGGCATCCAGAACGGCTTCGACGCCGTCTGCTTCGTCAACGGCCACGGCGGCAACGCGGCGCTCGTCGACGCCGTCGTCAGCACCGTCGGCACCGAGACCGACGCCGAGGTCCTCGGGACGACGTACTTCACGCTGGCCACCGACGAAGTGGGGGCGCTGCGAGACAGCGAGGACGGCGGGATGGCCCACGGCGGCGAGTACGAGACCTCGCTGATGCTCCACCTGCGGCCCGACCTCGTCGCCGACCCCGCGAAGCGCGAGGGCACCCTCTGGGACGAACACTACGAGTGGAGCGGCGGCGACCTCCTGGATGGCGGTCCCGTCTCGGTGTATCGGTCCTTCGACGAGTACTCCGAGTCGGGTGCCATCGGCGCGCCGGAGCTCGCCAGCGCCGAGAAGGGGGCCCGAATCTACGACGCCGTCACGAGCGAACTCGCCGCGTTGCTTGTCGCGATCCACGAACACAACGCGTAA
- a CDS encoding sugar ABC transporter substrate-binding protein encodes MLEAIGAGGLIAISGCMGDGGDGGDGGDGGDGGSDGGDGGDDQQTIQFLTMGVGDNIAEFFEENNAAFEEEYGVTMDFTSVTWDNAQQTVNNRVDGGEAPDVARWPARWIPQLVGKDALVPITDMMEGEFGDQFYQGMADGCTYQGEYYAAPWAASNKCFYYNKDVFEAAGLDPENPQLDTWDDMLSAAQTITEETDTPALGLAGADAIETGSQYYHYHWSHGADLIDDEGQPVVNSDEGVEALSFYSDLHLEHGVTQSSPLSSTRQDIRQLFESGSLGMVIAHVYTGINIDDSDADFDYGIAQVPEGPAGRYSLNTIDGISIFAQTEVEDLARDLLRFYFDEDRHFEYASSKGFMPTVEAVGERDYFQDSENWAPFIEAGQYARARPKLSNFNEFNNRMVQAIQEALGDQKSPQQALDDAQADLEELMQ; translated from the coding sequence ATGCTCGAAGCCATCGGTGCCGGCGGCCTCATCGCCATCTCCGGCTGTATGGGCGACGGCGGTGACGGCGGCGATGGCGGCGATGGCGGCGACGGTGGAAGCGACGGCGGCGATGGCGGCGACGACCAGCAGACCATCCAGTTCCTGACGATGGGGGTCGGCGACAACATCGCCGAGTTCTTCGAGGAGAACAACGCGGCTTTCGAAGAGGAGTACGGCGTCACGATGGACTTCACGAGCGTCACCTGGGACAACGCTCAGCAGACGGTCAACAACCGCGTCGACGGTGGCGAGGCACCCGACGTGGCTCGCTGGCCGGCCCGCTGGATCCCCCAGCTCGTCGGTAAGGACGCGCTCGTTCCCATCACCGACATGATGGAAGGCGAGTTCGGCGATCAGTTCTACCAGGGCATGGCCGACGGCTGTACGTACCAGGGCGAGTACTACGCCGCTCCGTGGGCTGCCTCGAACAAGTGCTTCTACTACAACAAGGACGTGTTCGAGGCGGCGGGCCTCGACCCGGAGAACCCCCAGCTCGACACCTGGGACGACATGCTCTCGGCGGCCCAGACGATCACCGAGGAGACCGACACCCCCGCACTGGGACTGGCCGGTGCCGACGCCATCGAGACCGGCTCGCAGTACTACCACTACCACTGGTCTCACGGCGCGGACCTGATCGACGACGAGGGCCAGCCGGTCGTCAACTCCGACGAGGGCGTCGAGGCGCTGAGCTTCTACTCGGACCTGCACCTCGAACACGGCGTCACGCAGTCCTCGCCGCTGTCCTCGACGCGTCAGGACATCCGCCAGCTGTTCGAATCGGGCTCGCTGGGCATGGTCATCGCCCACGTCTACACGGGGATCAACATCGACGACAGCGACGCCGACTTCGACTACGGCATCGCACAGGTGCCCGAGGGGCCCGCTGGCCGCTACAGCCTGAACACCATCGACGGCATCTCGATCTTCGCCCAGACGGAAGTCGAGGACCTCGCGCGAGATCTGCTGCGGTTCTACTTCGACGAGGACCGCCACTTCGAGTACGCGAGCAGCAAGGGGTTCATGCCGACGGTCGAGGCGGTCGGCGAGCGTGACTACTTCCAGGACTCGGAGAACTGGGCACCGTTCATCGAGGCCGGCCAGTACGCCCGCGCTCGGCCGAAGCTCTCGAACTTCAACGAGTTCAACAACCGCATGGTCCAAGCGATCCAGGAAGCGCTGGGCGACCAGAAGTCCCCCCAGCAGGCGCTGGACGACGCACAGGCGGACCTCGAAGAACTGATGCAATAA
- a CDS encoding carbohydrate ABC transporter permease, translated as MGVAEEYTESPADSRFERGLQYLWKHRQAYLLIAPAAIFLLSVVGWPILETFRLSFYESPSDSTIETYVGFQHYVEIFQSDIFYQLLWQTGRWVLVGVAGKALLGLLIAVHLKGDIKGRKFFRTAFLIPWGIPYAISAVVFRWIEHPQYGYLNAILIKLGVIDQGIGILGNPEIAWLGVVVADIWIGTPFMAIIFLAGLQSIPEELYEAAAIDGAEKWEQFRYITIPQLKSVILIATLLSTIWTFVSFDTIWTMTGGGPINTTSTLVIWIYQVGLQNGNLGRGAAYSVVGFLFLLVFAVIYLRIYTSGGDEL; from the coding sequence ATGGGCGTCGCAGAAGAGTACACGGAGTCGCCGGCCGACTCCCGTTTCGAACGGGGACTGCAGTACCTGTGGAAACACAGACAGGCGTACCTCCTGATCGCGCCGGCTGCGATCTTCCTGCTGAGCGTCGTCGGGTGGCCGATCCTGGAGACGTTCCGGCTGTCCTTCTACGAGTCGCCGTCCGACTCGACGATCGAGACGTACGTCGGCTTCCAGCACTACGTGGAGATCTTCCAGAGCGACATCTTCTACCAGTTGCTCTGGCAGACCGGCCGCTGGGTGCTGGTCGGCGTCGCCGGCAAGGCGCTGCTGGGCCTGCTGATCGCGGTTCACCTCAAGGGCGACATCAAGGGTCGGAAGTTCTTCCGGACGGCGTTTCTCATCCCGTGGGGGATTCCCTACGCGATCTCGGCGGTCGTCTTCCGCTGGATCGAGCACCCCCAGTACGGCTACCTCAACGCGATCCTGATCAAGCTAGGCGTGATCGACCAGGGGATCGGCATCCTCGGGAACCCGGAGATCGCCTGGCTCGGGGTCGTCGTGGCCGACATCTGGATCGGGACGCCGTTCATGGCGATCATCTTCCTCGCGGGGCTCCAGTCGATCCCCGAGGAGCTGTACGAAGCCGCAGCCATCGACGGCGCGGAGAAGTGGGAGCAGTTCCGCTACATCACGATCCCACAGCTCAAGAGCGTCATCCTGATCGCGACGCTGCTGTCGACGATCTGGACGTTCGTCAGCTTCGACACCATCTGGACGATGACCGGCGGCGGGCCGATCAACACCACGTCCACGCTCGTGATCTGGATCTACCAGGTCGGGCTGCAAAACGGGAACCTCGGCCGTGGCGCGGCCTACAGCGTCGTCGGGTTCCTGTTCCTGCTGGTGTTTGCCGTGATCTACCTGCGGATCTACACCAGCGGAGGTGACGAACTATGA
- a CDS encoding carbohydrate ABC transporter permease: MMAGQERSKLRKVRLYGVLIALLGIMMFPFYAMFSSTLKQESEIFSSPATLFPADPSFQSYLAVWGQTDVLLWVGNSFLISLGTVALTLLLAIPAAYSCARNDFVGKRSFLLAVLVVQMFAPVVLIVGLFDVITQFGIYNTYLAVIIPAAAFTLPFNVWMLYGYFQTIPESLEESARIDGASQRQILTKIVLPLTKPALVASITYTFLYAWNRLLFVLTFLTDAGKYNIPRGVFSMVGALQTDWRMMLTVSVIGILPLLVLFAFLEEYIVAGMTAGAVKE, encoded by the coding sequence ATGATGGCCGGCCAGGAGCGCAGCAAGCTCCGCAAAGTCCGCCTCTACGGCGTGTTGATCGCGCTGCTGGGGATCATGATGTTCCCCTTCTACGCGATGTTCTCCAGTACGCTCAAACAGGAGTCGGAGATCTTCTCCAGTCCGGCGACGCTGTTCCCCGCGGACCCGTCTTTCCAGTCGTATCTGGCCGTCTGGGGCCAGACCGACGTGTTGCTGTGGGTCGGTAACAGCTTCCTCATCTCGCTGGGGACCGTCGCGCTGACGCTGTTGCTGGCGATCCCGGCGGCGTACTCCTGTGCGCGCAACGACTTCGTCGGCAAGCGATCGTTCCTGCTGGCGGTCCTCGTCGTGCAGATGTTCGCACCGGTGGTGCTGATCGTCGGCCTGTTCGACGTCATCACCCAGTTCGGGATCTACAACACGTACCTCGCGGTGATCATCCCGGCGGCCGCGTTCACGCTGCCGTTCAACGTCTGGATGCTGTACGGCTACTTCCAGACGATTCCGGAGTCACTGGAGGAGTCGGCCCGGATCGACGGGGCCAGCCAGCGACAGATCCTCACCAAGATCGTGCTCCCGCTGACCAAGCCCGCGCTGGTCGCGAGCATCACCTACACGTTCCTCTACGCGTGGAACCGACTGCTGTTCGTGCTCACCTTCCTCACCGACGCGGGGAAGTACAACATCCCACGCGGGGTGTTCTCGATGGTCGGGGCACTCCAGACCGACTGGCGGATGATGCTGACGGTCTCCGTGATCGGCATCCTGCCGCTGTTGGTCCTGTTTGCCTTCCTTGAGGAGTACATCGTCGCGGGCATGACTGCCGGCGCGGTCAAGGAGTAA
- a CDS encoding mandelate racemase/muconate lactonizing enzyme family protein → MEITDVTATTVDVPLVDLDERLGIGPYVTNHGRVESMERVLVRVDTDEGIAGWGEMRTFLSPAATESIIEDGVGPLIEGQSPFEVERLRRQVFIEYTNIELFFAAVETACWDIAGKALDKPVFELLGGATAPYQTTAMNAAAGGADAADDRAVEFAFCLGILSPEESRVKAQEALDAGFSVLKTKAGRDWQQDVARIQAMHDEVDGQLEFRLDPNQGWSLDQAVRVGAALEESGIFLQYMEQPIRVNAHDSLAALRQRLRQPIAPNEDTYIPNNLRSLVEAGAMDVAVLDLTPAGGIAGLRQQAAIVEDAGVPYTHHCAFDLGIRTAAILHAVHGIPGFSLPPDTTYYGWEDDVIADPFTVEEGRMTVPDEPGLGIDVDLDTVEEYRVR, encoded by the coding sequence ATGGAGATCACCGACGTGACAGCGACGACTGTCGACGTACCGCTGGTGGACCTCGACGAACGTCTGGGCATCGGCCCGTACGTGACGAACCACGGTCGCGTCGAATCGATGGAACGTGTCCTCGTCCGCGTGGACACCGACGAGGGCATCGCCGGCTGGGGCGAGATGCGGACCTTCCTCTCACCGGCGGCCACGGAGTCGATCATCGAAGACGGCGTCGGTCCGCTGATCGAAGGCCAGTCGCCGTTCGAGGTCGAACGGCTCCGCCGACAGGTGTTCATCGAGTACACCAACATCGAACTGTTCTTCGCCGCCGTCGAGACGGCTTGTTGGGACATCGCCGGCAAGGCGCTCGACAAGCCGGTCTTCGAACTGCTCGGCGGGGCGACCGCACCGTACCAGACGACCGCGATGAACGCCGCCGCTGGCGGTGCCGACGCCGCCGACGACCGCGCGGTCGAGTTCGCCTTCTGTCTGGGTATCCTCTCGCCCGAAGAGTCCCGCGTGAAGGCCCAGGAGGCCCTCGACGCCGGCTTCTCCGTCCTCAAGACCAAGGCCGGCCGTGACTGGCAACAGGACGTGGCCCGCATCCAGGCGATGCACGACGAGGTCGACGGGCAACTGGAGTTCCGACTCGACCCCAATCAGGGCTGGTCGCTCGATCAGGCGGTCCGCGTCGGGGCCGCCCTCGAAGAGTCCGGTATCTTCCTGCAGTACATGGAACAGCCCATCCGCGTCAACGCCCACGACTCGCTGGCGGCGCTGCGCCAGCGTCTGCGCCAGCCGATCGCTCCCAACGAGGACACGTACATCCCCAACAATCTCCGCTCGCTCGTCGAGGCCGGCGCGATGGACGTGGCGGTCCTCGATCTGACTCCGGCGGGCGGCATCGCGGGACTGCGCCAGCAGGCGGCCATCGTCGAGGACGCCGGCGTCCCCTACACGCACCACTGCGCGTTCGACCTCGGGATCCGGACGGCCGCGATCTTGCACGCGGTCCACGGGATCCCCGGATTCTCCCTCCCGCCGGACACGACCTACTACGGCTGGGAAGACGACGTCATCGCGGACCCCTTCACCGTCGAGGAGGGCCGGATGACCGTGCCGGACGAACCAGGCCTCGGGATCGACGTCGATCTCGACACCGTCGAGGAGTACCGCGTCCGATAG
- a CDS encoding SDR family NAD(P)-dependent oxidoreductase codes for MIELSLADRPAIVTGASRGIGRQIAATFAEAGGDVAICSRSYEDVAPVAEQLTADHDGRVVPVECDVTDPDAVRDLVDVAIEEFGDLRVLVNNAGGAAESADLLHRCDEETFEWMLELNLKGPYLLAREALPAMTAAGGGSMVHVGSVNGLFGIGLSGYSEAKSGLLALSRNIATHYGQYGVRSNVLSAGTIETESREKEMENTDERAAETSARDRWLDQYPLGRFGRPDEVADTALFLASERSGFITGENIVVDGGLTSGLPMSFENEIYQADEPPTGRDR; via the coding sequence ATGATCGAGTTGTCCCTCGCGGACCGACCAGCGATAGTGACCGGCGCGTCACGAGGCATCGGGCGACAGATCGCCGCGACCTTCGCCGAGGCCGGCGGCGACGTCGCGATCTGCTCGCGATCCTACGAAGACGTGGCTCCGGTCGCCGAACAGCTCACGGCAGACCACGACGGTCGGGTCGTCCCCGTCGAGTGTGACGTTACCGACCCCGACGCGGTGCGGGATCTCGTCGACGTCGCGATCGAGGAGTTCGGCGATCTGCGCGTGCTCGTCAACAACGCCGGGGGTGCCGCCGAGTCGGCGGATCTGCTCCACCGCTGTGACGAGGAGACCTTCGAGTGGATGCTCGAACTCAACCTGAAGGGCCCTTATCTGCTGGCTCGGGAGGCGCTGCCGGCGATGACTGCGGCCGGCGGCGGCTCGATGGTCCACGTCGGCTCGGTCAACGGGCTGTTCGGCATCGGGCTCTCGGGCTACTCCGAGGCCAAGAGCGGACTGTTGGCGCTCTCGCGCAACATCGCGACCCACTACGGCCAGTACGGCGTCCGGTCGAACGTCCTCTCGGCGGGCACGATCGAGACCGAGAGCCGCGAGAAGGAGATGGAAAACACCGACGAGCGGGCCGCGGAGACGAGCGCCCGAGATCGCTGGCTCGACCAGTACCCGCTGGGTCGGTTCGGTCGTCCCGACGAGGTCGCCGACACCGCGCTCTTCCTGGCCTCGGAGCGGTCCGGCTTCATCACCGGCGAGAACATCGTCGTCGACGGCGGGCTCACGAGCGGCCTGCCGATGTCCTTCGAGAACGAGATATACCAGGCCGACGAGCCCCCGACCGGACGAGATCGATAG
- a CDS encoding Rid family detoxifying hydrolase — MREIHTDDAPSAIGPFSQAMQDGDRIYVSGQGPVDPESGEVVSEDIKEQTAQTLENLETILEAADASLDDVLKTNVYVTNMDNYDAVNEVYAEYMSEPYPARAAMEVSRLPIDIGVEIELVARSE, encoded by the coding sequence ATGCGAGAAATCCATACGGACGACGCACCGAGCGCGATCGGACCGTTCTCCCAGGCGATGCAGGACGGCGACCGTATCTACGTCTCCGGCCAGGGGCCGGTCGATCCCGAGAGCGGCGAGGTCGTCTCCGAGGACATCAAAGAGCAGACCGCACAGACCCTCGAAAATCTGGAGACGATCCTGGAGGCCGCTGACGCGTCGCTCGACGACGTGCTGAAGACGAACGTCTACGTCACCAACATGGACAACTACGACGCGGTCAACGAAGTGTACGCCGAGTACATGTCCGAGCCGTACCCGGCCCGCGCGGCCATGGAAGTGTCCCGCCTCCCCATCGACATCGGCGTCGAGATCGAACTCGTCGCTCGCAGCGAGTAA
- a CDS encoding MFS transporter: MATRSRRGLAIVFAVVFLDLLGFGIIIPILPYYTRTFPGGTEFVIGLLAASYSLMQFVFAPLLGSLSDRIGRRPVIVVSLGGSVIAWTVFGLADALWLLFVSRMLAGAMGGNLSTAQAYVADVTPREDRAKSLGLLGAAFGLGFIFGPGIGAVLSFDAVVAAVDSLVPIVAITRFSLPSFAAAAASLCGVVVTVLFLPESLPAPARGDETTRRPSQIAQLLTAVQTTGLRELLAAFFLVSFAFSGVQIMFIPFVADVYGYTASQSALLLTYIGVLSVVVQGVLIGRLTARYAAVSLTVGGTAVLAVGVGLLPFTNWLGASVFDLTGVAPFLTGELLALLAVLTLLPLGNGVLSVTLTTIVSQRASAATQGSAFGLTQGAGSLARTVGPIVMGGLYTVVGYWSPFVVGAVLLVPVGVLVLRLGNVPEPPEPRPVDPGHVR, translated from the coding sequence ATGGCCACCCGCTCGCGGCGTGGGCTCGCGATCGTCTTCGCCGTCGTCTTTCTCGACCTGCTGGGGTTCGGGATCATCATCCCGATCCTGCCCTACTACACGCGAACGTTCCCCGGCGGCACGGAGTTCGTCATCGGACTGCTGGCGGCCTCGTACTCGCTCATGCAGTTCGTCTTCGCCCCACTGCTGGGCTCGCTCTCGGACCGGATCGGCCGCCGCCCCGTCATCGTGGTGTCGCTCGGCGGGTCGGTGATCGCCTGGACCGTCTTCGGACTGGCCGACGCGCTGTGGCTGTTGTTCGTCTCGCGTATGCTCGCAGGTGCGATGGGCGGGAACCTCTCGACGGCACAGGCCTACGTCGCCGACGTGACCCCGCGGGAGGACCGCGCGAAGTCACTGGGCCTGCTCGGGGCCGCGTTCGGACTGGGCTTTATTTTTGGGCCGGGGATCGGGGCCGTGTTGAGCTTCGACGCCGTCGTCGCCGCCGTCGACAGCCTCGTCCCGATCGTGGCCATCACCCGCTTCTCGCTGCCGAGTTTCGCCGCCGCCGCGGCAAGTCTCTGTGGCGTCGTCGTCACGGTGTTGTTCCTGCCGGAGTCGCTGCCGGCCCCCGCCCGCGGCGACGAGACCACACGGCGGCCGTCCCAGATCGCACAGTTGCTGACGGCCGTACAGACGACCGGGTTGCGAGAACTGCTCGCCGCGTTCTTCCTCGTCTCTTTTGCCTTCTCGGGGGTGCAGATCATGTTCATCCCGTTCGTGGCCGACGTGTACGGCTACACCGCGAGTCAGAGCGCGCTCTTGCTCACGTACATCGGAGTGCTGTCGGTCGTCGTCCAGGGCGTGTTGATCGGGCGGTTGACGGCGCGATACGCCGCGGTGTCGCTGACAGTCGGTGGGACCGCGGTACTCGCAGTTGGCGTCGGGCTCTTACCGTTCACGAACTGGCTGGGAGCGAGCGTCTTCGATCTGACCGGCGTCGCACCGTTTCTCACCGGGGAGCTGCTGGCACTGCTGGCGGTGCTGACGCTGCTGCCGCTTGGCAACGGCGTGTTGTCGGTGACGCTGACGACGATCGTCTCCCAGCGGGCCTCCGCCGCGACTCAGGGGAGCGCGTTCGGCCTGACACAGGGAGCCGGCAGCCTCGCGCGGACGGTCGGGCCGATCGTGATGGGCGGGCTCTACACGGTGGTGGGCTACTGGTCGCCGTTCGTCGTCGGCGCAGTCTTGCTCGTCCCCGTCGGAGTGTTGGTCCTCCGTCTCGGGAACGTTCCGGAGCCGCCCGAGCCGCGGCCGGTCGATCCGGGCCACGTCCGCTGA